CGTCGGATACGCCACCATGCGCAGTCGCAACCCGCCGACCCGGCGCCTGGCCAGGTCGGGCAGCTGCAGGCTGGAATAGCGATCAGCCTTGCCCACGCGTCCGCTGATGTCGGGCTCGCCGTGGTGATCGATGACGACATCGAGCACCCCGATCGCGCCGTCCACCTGCACCTCCTCGTGCACTTCATGGCCGCTCATGCGGGCATGTCGTCGATCGAACAGGCGCACGTAGTGGTTGAGCCGCGCCCGTCGCGATTGCCAGCGCCAGAACTGCCACTCGCGCCGCCACAACTGGTATCCCGCGCAGGTCGGCGCCAGCAGCGCCTGCTGCAGCGGCGCGATCGACGCTTCGTCCAGCGACTCGTCCGAATCGAGCAGCAGCACCCAGCGATGGCTGGCCAGATCAATCGCCGCCTGCTTTTGCGCGCTGTATCCGGCAAACGGCTGCGTGTGGATACGCGCACCGTAGCGGGCTGCGATCGCCATGCCGGCGTCGGTGGAACCGGAGTCCAGCACCACGATCTCGTCCGCCCAGCTCACGCCGCGCAGGCAGGCGTCCAGCGTGGCGGCGCTGTTGAACGTGGTCACCAC
This is a stretch of genomic DNA from Rhodanobacter sp. FDAARGOS 1247. It encodes these proteins:
- a CDS encoding glycosyltransferase family 2 protein, producing MGREPLSVVVTTFNSAATLDACLRGVSWADEIVVLDSGSTDAGMAIAARYGARIHTQPFAGYSAQKQAAIDLASHRWVLLLDSDESLDEASIAPLQQALLAPTCAGYQLWRREWQFWRWQSRRARLNHYVRLFDRRHARMSGHEVHEEVQVDGAIGVLDVVIDHHGEPDISGRVGKADRYSSLQLPDLARRRVGGLRLRMVAYPTVAFLRYYLLRGHWRSGWAGFIAARIHAFYAFLKYAKLYELEQRRSKQGTGDDQ